A single region of the Lycium barbarum isolate Lr01 chromosome 2, ASM1917538v2, whole genome shotgun sequence genome encodes:
- the LOC132627479 gene encoding F-box/LRR-repeat protein At3g03360-like, producing the protein MYANSSLIRLDLSHWVFDKGQVIAWNSLKSLKLDWIELDDDDIVNLLSGCPALETLKLSAFHGFHLLEITSLNVKRLTLAGYLKPCDGNEELLEIIAPHIQHLDISGDLGHLKCRLVNVSSLVSASLPFETTCITESRDEDEDADEEDMCRDYHQVSENLVLDYLQKLSRVTQLTIGSWFAKVVFMLEENEHEEVSLPELRCKCLTLEMHVTEYNLYGVASLLRASPLLETLNIHLGVKLTDFHCELELSYFDEVDNISLWNWISDIVFPNLKNVKIVGCTEKCPKEFWCEWGDKLFKLSKFLIKNAVALKKFVIVGKRRKCWKCKESCFSRYLSGIAKKLLDIPRSSKNVVITYEKYALHD; encoded by the exons ATGTACGCTAATTCGTCGTTAATTAGATTGGATTTGAGCCATTGGGTGTTTGATAAAGGACAGGTCATAGCTTGGAACTCTTTAAAGAGCCTAAAGCTGGATTGGATAGAgttagatgatgatgatattgtgaaCTTACTGTCAGGTTGTCCTGCTTTGGAAACTTTGAAATTGTCAGCATTCCATGGTTTTCATCTTCTTGAAATTACCTCTTTAAATGTAAAGAGACTAACGTTGGCTGGCTATTtgaagccttgtgatggaaatgaggAGCTTTTGGAAATTATTGCCCCACATATTCAGCATTTGGATATTTCAGGAGATCTTGGACATCTCAAGTGTAGGCTAGTAAATGTATCCTCTTTGGTTTCTGCCAGCCTTCCTTTTGAGACTACATGTATCACTGAATCTcgggatgaagatgaagatgctGATGAGGAAGACATGTGTCGTGATTATCATCAAGTTTCCGAGAACCTTGTTCTGGACTATCTTCAAAAGTTGAGTCGTGTGACTCAGCTAACAATTGGAAGTTGGTTCGCAAAG GTTGTATTCATGTTGGAAGAAAATGAACATGAAGAAGTGTCACTTCCAGAATTGAGATGCAAATGTCTAACGTTAGAGATGCATGTGACAGAGTATAATTTGTATGGAGTAGCTAGCCTATTGCGGGCATCACCTCTTTTGGAGACACTGAACATACACTTGGGAGTTAAG TTGACTGATTTCCACTGCGAACTTGAGCTAAGCTATTTCGATGAAGTAGATAATATCAGTTTGTGGAATTGGATTTCTGACATTGTGTTTCCCAATCTCAAGAATGTTAAGATTGTCGGCTGCACAGAGAAATGTCCGAAGGAGTTCTGGTGTGAATGGGGTGATAAGCTTTTCAAACTTTCGAAGTTTCTTATAAAGAATGCAGTGGCTTTAAAGAAGTTTGTTATCGTAGGAAAGAGAAGAAAATGCTGGAAATGTAAAGAGAGCTGTTTCTCCCGGTATTTATCGGGAATTGCAAAGAAACTGTTAGACATTCCAAGATCATCTAAGAATGTTGTTATTACTTATGAAAAGTATGCTTTGCACGACTAG